Proteins encoded in a region of the Pseudomonas denitrificans (nom. rej.) genome:
- a CDS encoding helix-turn-helix transcriptional regulator: MFDTRLATLSDQTDQHAHGHHQLVLALSGRAEFEIGGAGGEVCRMRACLVPGDVAHEFAGLGDNRMLILDLNEAGTGEQDRELLARLFEVPRYPTLDADFQHLLSYAGAEIARYGDDPLLARALGGVLLRALHLRLFGEDRAPRSGPLDLERLDGYIGDHLSRRITVAELAQVACLSPSHFHAQFKDRVGLTPHQYLLRQRLDRAARLLRETDLPLVGVAGECGFSSQSALTTAMRRYLGLTPGSLRRC, encoded by the coding sequence ATGTTCGATACCCGCCTCGCCACGCTGTCCGACCAGACCGACCAGCACGCCCATGGCCATCACCAGTTGGTGTTGGCCCTGAGCGGCCGCGCGGAATTCGAGATCGGCGGCGCCGGTGGCGAGGTCTGCCGGATGCGCGCCTGCCTGGTGCCGGGCGATGTCGCCCACGAGTTCGCCGGGCTCGGCGACAACCGCATGCTGATCCTCGATCTGAACGAGGCCGGCACCGGCGAGCAGGATCGCGAGCTGCTGGCGCGGTTGTTCGAGGTGCCGCGCTACCCGACCCTGGATGCGGACTTCCAGCACCTGCTCAGCTACGCCGGCGCGGAGATCGCCCGCTACGGCGATGACCCATTGCTCGCCCGTGCCCTGGGCGGCGTGCTGCTGCGCGCGCTGCACCTGCGCCTGTTCGGCGAAGACCGTGCGCCGCGCAGCGGGCCGCTGGACCTGGAGCGGCTGGACGGCTATATCGGCGATCACCTGTCCCGGCGCATCACCGTGGCTGAACTGGCCCAGGTCGCCTGCCTGAGCCCCAGTCACTTCCATGCGCAGTTCAAGGATCGCGTCGGCCTCACGCCGCACCAGTACCTGCTGCGCCAGCGGCTCGACCGCGCCGCGCGCCTGCTGCGGGAAACCGACCTGCCGTTGGTCGGCGTGGCCGGCGAATGCGGCTTCTCCAGCCAGAGCGCGCTGACCACCGCGATGCGCCGATACCTCGGCTTGACCCCGGGCAGCCTGCGCCGCTGCTGA
- a CDS encoding TonB-dependent receptor — MPPSLPRPRWRLAPLGLALCAGAPSLADAAPTELEPQVITANPLGDASPAAPSSVLRGDELTLRQKGSLGETLNGTPGVSSTWFGPGASRPVIRGMDGDRIRLLRNGVGALDASSLSYDHAVPEDPNVVERIEVVRGPAALLYGGNAIGGVVNSFDNRIPSEPVDGIHGQGELRYGGSDTTRSAAGALEAGDGNFALHLDAGSREFNDLRIPGYAHSARQRQIDGDDAKHRVNNSDGRQDSGAIGGSYHWDHGYAGLSYSGYDSNYGSPAEDDVRLKMQQDRYAFASEIRDLDGPFSSVKLDAAYTEYQHKEIEDGETGTTFKNDGYEARIEARHKPIGPLDGVVGAQVANSRFSALGEEAFVPHTETDSAALFFLENWQASERLALNLGGRVEHTRIEPNAKDNERFAENDGSRSFTAGSLSTGAVYKLTPIWSLAGTLAYTERAPTFYELYANGAHAATGTFEVGDADASKEKAVSTDLALRFDNGRHKGSVGVFYSRFSNYIGLLASGRYRDEEGAVVDAGDDEALPEYLYSGVKADFYGVEAQDRIHLLDSPYGRFDLELSGDYTRAKNKDTGEALPRIAPLRLNSALLWELQQWQARVGVEYAADQNRVPENELRTDGYTTLGASVGYRFDLGDSRWLAFVKGENLTNQTVRYASSILRDSVPAGGRGIQAGVKVAF; from the coding sequence ATGCCCCCATCCCTTCCCCGTCCGCGCTGGCGTCTAGCACCGCTGGGCCTCGCCCTGTGCGCCGGCGCCCCCTCGCTGGCCGATGCCGCCCCCACCGAACTGGAGCCCCAGGTGATCACCGCCAACCCGCTGGGTGATGCCTCCCCAGCCGCCCCCAGCAGCGTCCTGCGGGGCGACGAGCTGACCCTGCGGCAGAAAGGCAGCCTGGGTGAAACCCTCAATGGCACGCCGGGCGTGTCCTCCACCTGGTTCGGCCCCGGCGCCAGCCGCCCGGTGATCCGCGGCATGGACGGCGACCGCATCCGCCTGCTGCGCAATGGCGTGGGCGCGCTGGACGCCTCGTCGCTGTCCTACGACCACGCCGTGCCGGAAGACCCCAACGTGGTCGAGCGCATCGAAGTGGTGCGCGGCCCAGCCGCCCTGCTCTACGGCGGCAATGCCATCGGCGGCGTGGTCAACAGCTTCGACAACCGCATCCCCAGCGAACCGGTGGACGGCATCCACGGCCAGGGCGAGCTGCGCTACGGCGGCTCGGACACCACCCGCAGCGCCGCCGGCGCGCTGGAAGCCGGCGACGGCAACTTCGCCCTGCACCTGGACGCCGGCTCCCGCGAGTTCAATGACCTGCGCATCCCCGGCTACGCCCATTCGGCACGTCAACGCCAGATCGATGGCGATGACGCGAAGCACCGCGTGAACAACAGCGACGGGCGCCAGGACAGCGGCGCCATCGGCGGCAGCTACCACTGGGATCACGGCTATGCCGGCCTGTCCTACAGCGGCTACGACAGCAACTACGGCTCGCCCGCCGAAGACGACGTGCGCCTGAAGATGCAGCAGGACCGCTACGCCTTCGCCTCGGAAATCCGCGACCTCGACGGTCCTTTCAGCTCGGTGAAGCTGGACGCCGCCTACACCGAGTACCAGCACAAGGAAATCGAGGACGGCGAGACCGGCACCACCTTCAAGAACGATGGCTACGAGGCTCGCATCGAGGCGCGGCACAAGCCCATCGGCCCGCTGGATGGCGTGGTCGGCGCGCAGGTCGCCAACAGCCGCTTCTCCGCGCTGGGGGAAGAAGCCTTCGTGCCGCACACAGAGACCGACAGCGCCGCGCTGTTCTTCCTCGAGAACTGGCAGGCCAGCGAGCGCCTGGCGCTGAACCTGGGCGGCCGCGTCGAGCACACGCGCATCGAGCCCAACGCCAAGGACAACGAGCGCTTCGCCGAGAACGACGGCTCGCGCAGTTTCACCGCCGGCAGCCTGTCCACCGGTGCCGTCTACAAGCTGACGCCGATCTGGTCGCTGGCCGGCACCCTGGCCTACACCGAACGCGCACCGACCTTCTACGAGCTGTACGCCAACGGCGCCCACGCCGCCACCGGCACCTTCGAAGTGGGCGACGCCGACGCGAGCAAGGAAAAGGCCGTTTCCACCGACCTCGCCCTGCGCTTCGACAACGGCCGCCACAAGGGCAGCGTCGGCGTGTTCTACAGCCGCTTCTCCAACTACATCGGCCTGCTGGCCAGCGGGCGCTACCGCGACGAGGAAGGCGCAGTGGTGGATGCCGGCGACGACGAGGCACTGCCCGAGTACCTCTACAGCGGCGTGAAAGCGGACTTCTACGGCGTCGAGGCGCAGGACCGCATCCACCTGCTGGACAGCCCCTACGGCCGCTTCGACCTGGAGCTTTCCGGCGACTACACCCGCGCCAAGAACAAGGACACCGGCGAAGCCCTGCCACGCATCGCCCCGCTGCGCCTGAACAGCGCGCTGCTGTGGGAACTGCAGCAATGGCAGGCACGGGTCGGCGTGGAATACGCCGCCGACCAGAACCGCGTTCCGGAGAACGAGCTGCGCACCGACGGCTACACCACCCTCGGCGCCAGCGTCGGCTACCGCTTCGACCTGGGCGACAGCCGCTGGCTGGCCTTCGTCAAGGGCGAGAACCTGACCAACCAGACCGTGCGCTACGCCAGCTCCATCCTGCGCGACAGCGTGCCGGCCGGCGGGCGCGGTATCCAGGCGGGGGTGAAAGTGGCTTTCTGA
- a CDS encoding ATP-binding protein, with amino-acid sequence MTDMSVIAEQLARIARLLEQSLPARPELALQEGAIAHLWEYRQGQPRLTPVIEPALIGFDDLRNVDRQKALIEQNTRQFVSGRPANNVLLTGARGTGKSSLVKACLHAFHAEGLRLIEVDKEHLADLPQIIDLLRHRRERFILFCDDLSFEDGETGYKGLKTVLDGSVAGQSGNVLIYATSNRRHLLAERAEDNLSFQRSESGELHPGEAVEEKISLSERFGLWISFYAFSQEQYLEAVARWLESHGLGGLRQEEWEQAAIRWATHRGSRSGRIAAQFARDYAGRQL; translated from the coding sequence ATGACCGACATGTCCGTTATCGCCGAACAACTGGCCCGTATCGCCCGGTTGCTCGAACAATCCCTGCCCGCGCGCCCCGAGCTGGCGCTGCAGGAGGGCGCCATCGCTCACCTCTGGGAATACCGCCAGGGCCAGCCGCGCCTGACGCCGGTGATCGAGCCGGCGCTGATCGGCTTCGACGACCTGCGCAACGTCGACCGGCAAAAGGCGCTGATCGAGCAGAACACCCGTCAGTTCGTCTCTGGCCGCCCGGCGAACAACGTGCTGCTGACCGGCGCGCGCGGCACCGGCAAGAGTTCGCTGGTGAAGGCCTGCCTGCATGCCTTCCATGCCGAAGGGTTGCGTCTGATCGAAGTCGACAAGGAGCACCTGGCCGACCTGCCGCAGATCATCGACCTGCTGCGCCACCGCCGGGAGCGCTTCATCCTGTTCTGCGACGACCTGTCCTTCGAGGACGGCGAGACCGGCTACAAGGGTCTGAAGACCGTGCTCGACGGTTCGGTGGCGGGGCAGTCCGGCAACGTGCTGATCTACGCGACGTCCAACCGCCGCCACCTGCTGGCCGAGCGCGCCGAGGACAACCTGTCGTTCCAGCGCAGCGAGAGTGGCGAGTTGCACCCTGGCGAGGCGGTGGAAGAGAAAATCTCGCTCTCCGAGCGATTCGGCCTGTGGATATCTTTCTACGCCTTCAGCCAGGAGCAGTACCTGGAGGCAGTCGCCCGCTGGCTCGAGTCCCACGGTCTGGGCGGCTTGCGGCAGGAAGAGTGGGAGCAGGCGGCGATCCGCTGGGCCACCCATCGCGGGTCGCGGTCCGGGCGGATCGCCGCGCAGTTCGCCCGGGATTACGCCGGGCGTCAGCTCTAG